The following coding sequences are from one Lolium rigidum isolate FL_2022 chromosome 6, APGP_CSIRO_Lrig_0.1, whole genome shotgun sequence window:
- the LOC124663133 gene encoding uncharacterized protein LOC124663133, which produces MADGAKRIDLGAPLRSAVRPPCHKPDLNSGPLRHPGAVPFVWEQSPGRPKSVRTRRAAPPSPAPSSHHPRPSEDEGPGGATPYHDALCLGQREHAPPYHVPAATAAARKVEWAELEAKTEAKAPEVLSVADVLRDQDEEERFSDAQDTLSRTESFTVNCSVSGLSGVPPDRPAAGAAAPPDPDARGFMMDRFLPAAQAVAVGSPQYTFRKAGTATGSSAREHAHASWRAGGDDDRARRTPVQLPYQHLPPNYLSCNYPRHEEPVEEEEEDDDGDDVQSTRGFASKGCGLLPGLCVKTSLLLLNPVPAMKNGKARGRGRGRGLPSKGRGQNAPSPLARSSQNKNLGCDSNGRYWEEVYKHKLEQKYVHQAEDKRSKMTSESNHLTFWSDSQTADGSSPFHQSIGGGVSPYRRDVALSSSPKESVSFEVRDRDEKMSRSNGSSSLGIDHDHGSLVGSDHSSFKGSSSMSSGVDKTSHEDSMDHRAGIDSETSHLALLPDPKPSLNPGSDVQLGGKPTVESNSIREVTDNGPSTERITEVPEPAVLTPSRNAGLVKFDDTKTSTYDTSRDVPVRSEESIAVKKESRPLQYLMPLPVPKSPSDSWLSRNLPSVKNKPPAPSFLGIQVQPKKQAPWAPGHPKENGLKPPRQRQIRFADVVERPNYVDTEI; this is translated from the exons ATGGCGGACGGGGCCAAGCGGATCGACCTGGGCGCGCCGCTGCGCTCCGCGGTGCGCCCGCCCTGCCACAAGCCCGACCTCAACTCCGGCCCCCTCCGACACCCCGGCGCCGTGCCCTTCGTCTGGGAGCAGAGCCCCGGCAGGCCCAAGAGCGTCCGCACCCGCCGCGCCGCTCCGCCCTCGCCCGCGCCTTCCTCGCACCACCCGCGCCCCTCGGAGGACGAAGGGCCCGGCGGCGCCACCCCGTACCACGACGCCCTCTGCCTGGGGCAGCGCGAGCACGCGCCGCCTTACCATgtccccgccgccaccgctgcgGCCCGTAAGGTTGAGTGGGCGGAGCTCGAGGCGAAGACGGAAGCCAAGGCGCCAGAGGTGCTGTCTGTCGCCGACGTGCTGCGGGaccaagacgaggaggagaggttCTCGGACGCGCAGGATACGCTGTCCCGGACGGAGTCCTTCACGGTGAACTGCAGCGTCAGCGGCCTCAGCGGCGTGCCGCCGGACCGCCCCGCCGCTGGCGCGGCCGCACCTCCCGACCCAGACGCCCGCGGCTTCATGATGGACCGCTTCCTGCCGGCCGCGCAGGCGGTGGCCGTGGGCTCGCCGCAGTACACCTTCCGCAAGGCCGGCACCGCCACCGGCAGCTCCGCCCGCGAGCACGCGCATGCCAGCTGGAGAGCGGGCGGCGATGACGATCGCGCCAGGAGGACGCCTGTCCAGCTCCCCTACCAGCACCTGCCACCCAATTATCTGTCCTGTAACTATCCGAGACATGAGGAAcctgtggaggaggaggaggaggatgatgacggcgacgacgtacAGAGCACCCGGGGCTTTGCATCCAAGGGGTGTGGTTTGCTCCCTGGCTTGTGCGTCAAAACATCCTTGCTACTCCTCAATCCAGTGCCCGCAATGAAGAACGGCAAGGCGCGTGGGAGGGGAAGAGGCAGGGGGTTGCCATCGAAGGGCAGGGGCCAGAATGCGCCGAGCCCTCTTGCCCGGAGCTCACAGAACAAGAATCTTGGTTGCGATTCTAATGGG CGATACTGGGAGGAAGTGTACAAGCACAAGTTGGAGCAGAAGTATGTTCACCAAGCAGAGGATAAGAGGAGCAAGATGACGAGTGAGTCCAACCATCTGACGTTTTGGAGCGACTCTCAGACCGCGGATGGGTCTTCGCCATTCCACCAGTCCATAGGTGGTGGTGTGTCTCCCTACCGCCGTGATGTTGCCTTATCGTCGTCACCTAAAGAAAGTGTATCATTTGAAGTAAGAGATAGAGATGAGAAGATGAGTAGAAGCAATGGCTCTAGCTCGCTTGGAATAGACCATGATCACGGCTCATTGGTAGGATCAGATCATAGTAGTTTCAAGGGATCGAGCTCCATGAGCTCGGGGGTCGATAAAACATCGCACGAAGACTCAATGGATCACCGTGCAGGTATTGATTCAGAAACCAGCCACTTGGCTCTCTTACCGGATCCAAAGCCATCTTTGAATCCAGGATCTGATGTTCAACTTGGAGGAAAACCTACTGTTGAAAGTAACAGTATAAGGGAAGTTACAGATAATGGTCCGTCGACAGAAAGAATCACCGAAGTGCCAGAACCCGCTGTGTTAACGCCTTCGCGAAATGCTGGATTGGTGAAATTTGATGATACAAAAACTTCCACTTATGATACTAGTCGCGATGTTCCAGTACGTTCGGAAGAGAGTATTGCTGTCAAGAAAGAAAGTAGGCCTTTGCAATATCTAATGCCGTTGCCTGTCCCAAAATCACCTTCAGACTCCTGGCTTTCTCGCAATCTGCCATCTGTGAAGAATAAACCACCTGCGCCATCTTTCCTTGGAATCCAAGTACAGCCAAAGAAACAAGCTCCCTGGGCTCCGGGACATCCAAAGGAGAATGGTCTTAAGCCCCCCAGGCAACGTCAAATAAGATTTGCAGAT GTGGTTGAGAGGCCTAATTATGTGGATACTGAGATATGA